A genome region from Setaria italica strain Yugu1 chromosome III, Setaria_italica_v2.0, whole genome shotgun sequence includes the following:
- the LOC101764966 gene encoding dof zinc finger protein 2 has translation MAPAASILSATSAAAASKRPPASDAEPLLQGDGEAARKGQQPSRQQQLECPRCQSTNTKFCYYNNYSTAQPRHFCRACRRYWTHGGTLRDVPVGGASRRTGGSKRRRVSAEPSPSASASSPPQTTAGADAFLLAPDLSAFPFLSDGSFLMPPQLDLGVAPAAFSSWQSVVPDFYDGLAPWDDGATGMTGPWGDIAGGLEPSWPPPGN, from the coding sequence ATGGCGCCCGCAGCTTCGATCCTctcggccacctccgccgccgctgcttccAAGCGTCCGCCCGCTTCCGACGCTGAGCCGCTGCTgcagggcgacggcgaggcggcgcgcaaGGGCCAGCAGCcgagcaggcagcagcagctggagtGCCCGCGCTGCCAGTCCACCAACACCAAGTTCTGCTACTACAACAACTACAGCACGGCGCAGCCCCgccacttctgccgcgcctgcCGCCGCTACTGGACGCACGGCGGCACGCTCCGCGACGTGCCCGTCGGCGGCGCCTCCCGCCGCACCGGCGGCAGCAAGCGCCGCAGGGTCTCCGCCGAGCCCTCGCCGTCCGCGTccgcgtcctcgccgccgcagaCGACGGCGGGGGCCGACGCGTTCCTGCTGGCGCCGGACCTCTCGGCCTTCCCGTTCCTCAGCGACGGCAGCTTCCTGATGCCACCGCAGCTGGACCTCGGCGTCGCACCGGCGGCGTTCTCCTCGTGGCAGTCGGTGGTCCCGGACTTTTACGACGGGCTCGCGCCGTGGGACGACGGCGCCACTGGCATGACGGGTCCGTGGGGCGACATCGCCGGCGGCCTCGAGCCCAGCTGGCCACCGCCGGGGAACTGA
- the LOC101765364 gene encoding WD repeat-containing protein 44: MPEAAARPPGPDPAGEEAEQEEEFYESLDRILSSSCSSTSASDDDADHRRRRRSHRHLQQPPPTHASAYDVWISEPTSVEERRRLLLQRLGLSSEPEPPPQQPPSPRRSPRSPSPPASPPASPPLAAEEPRSGGLGKPPLARNPSSSGGEQCRIRNLDDGTEFEVGEVHEEVVREVGTGRQLTFEEFELCVGRSPIVHELMKRTTTAASSSASDHAAPASKPRRKPGGGWLRGIRQLAGSVAYGRRSTDEGEKEKDKKEREARRLSSATDDSLDGTGSRNAAGRVRVRQYGKACKELTGMFMTQELAAHSGSVWCINFSLDGRYLATAGEDRVIHVWEVSEGERKGELLGEASVTKENGGSCSPFLAVVGNDSPEIAALSLTCADGGYVDKKRRPRKQSNRKSVGSDHLVVPECVFGFRDKPVCSLLGHAADVLDLSWSKSQYLISSSMDKTVKLWDITTSTCLKTFSHTDYVTCIQFNPVDDNFFISGSLDEKVRIWNVRDRKIEDWNDLHEMVTAACYSPDGQVALVGSHKGSCHIFDTSEKKLQYKSQIDLRIRKKKSGQKKITGFQFAPGSSSEVLITSADSRIRVVNGDELVHKFKGFRNTSSQISASVAPNGKYVVCASEDSHVYVWRHDNSSHPSRSRSTVDVTNSYEHFHCHGVTVAITWPGSEARGSFGSRSSRHSDSDGAVNSGRDVPAENTEHNSDAADNRYNESPVCEGVASRSTSKPPGDGASTSWPDEKLPSAKSSPGHCSSDLCIGAMDVQRRSAWGLVIVTAGRGGEIRVFQNFGFPVQV; this comes from the exons atgccggaggcggcggcgcggccgccggggccggatccggcgggcgaggaggccgagcaggaggaggagttcTACGAGTCGCTGGATCggatcctctcctcctcctgctcctccacctccgcctccgacgacgacgccgaccaccgccgccgcaggcgctCCCACCGCCACCTGCAGCAGCCCCCGCCGACGCACGCCTCCGCGTATGACGTCTGGATCTCCGAGCCCACCTCCGtcgaggagcgccgccgcctcctgctccagcGCCTCGGCCTCTCCTCcgagccggagccgccgccgcagcagcccccctcgccgcgccgctcgcctcgCTCGCCGTCCCCTCCGGCGTCTCCCCCGGCCTCGCCTCCGCTCGCCGCCGAGGAGCCCAGATCCGGCGGGCTCGGGAAGCCGCCGCTCGCGCGGAACCCCAGCTCCAGCGGCGGGGAGCAATGCCGGATCCGGAACCTCGACGACGGCACGgagttcgaggtcggggaggTGCACGAGGAGGTGGTCCGGGAGGTGGGCACCGGCCGCCAGCTCACCTTCGAGGAGTTCGAGCTCTGCGTCGGCCGCTCCCCGATCGTGCACGAGCTGATGAAGCGGACGACGACCGCCGCGTCCTCGTCCGCCTCCGATCACGCAGCTCCCGCGTCCAAGCCCCGGAGGAAGCCCGGGGGAGGATGGCTGCGCGGCATCAGGCAGCTCGCGGGCAGTGTCGCGTACGGGCGCCGCAGCACCGAtgagggggagaaggagaaggacaaGAAGGAGCGGGAAGCGCGGCGCCTGAGCTCTGCCACCGACGACAGCCTTGATGGCACCGGCTCGCGCAATGCTGCTGGAAGGGTCCGGGTGCGCCAGTACGGGAAGGCGTGCAAGGAGCTCACCGGGATGTTCATGACGCAGGAATTGGCTGCCCACTCGGGCTCTGTGTGGTGCATCAACTTCAGCCTGGATGGACGATACCTTGCAACTGCTGGAGAGGACCGTGTGATCCATGTGTGGGAGGTGtcggagggagagaggaagggtGAGTTGCTCGGGGAAGCTTCAGTGACCAAGGAGAATGGTGGTAGCTGCAGCCCGTTTCTTGCAGTTGTTGGGAATGATTCACCAGAGATTGCTGCACTGTCATTGACCTGCGCTGATGGAGGATATGTGGACAAGAAGAGGAGGCCAAGGAAGCAGAGCAATCGAAAGTCTGTAGGTTCTGATCATCTAGTTGTGCCAGAGTGCGTCTTTGGTTTCAGAGACAAGCCAGTTTGCTCGCTCCTGGGGCATGCCGCTGACGTCCTTGATCTGTCATGGTCCAAATCTCAG TACTTGATCTCATCATCCATGGACAAAACCGTTAAACTTTGGGACATTACTACCAGTACCTGTTTGAAAACATTCTCACATACAGACTATG TGACTTGCATCCAGTTCAATCCTGTAGATGATAACTTCTTCATTAGTGGATCACTGGATGAGAAAGTTCGCATCTGGAATGTCCGAGATCGTAAGATTGAGGATTGGAATGATCTTCATGAGATGGTTACCGCTGCTTGTTATTCCCCTGATGGACAG GTTGCACTGGTGGGCTCTCACAAGGGAAGCTGTCATATATTTGATACATCTG AGAAAAAGCTTCAGTACAAAAGTCAGATAGATTTAAGAATTAGGAAAAAGAAGTCTGGCCAGAAGAAGATCACTGGCTTCCAG TTTGCTCCTGGAAGCTCCTCGGAAGTTCTGATCACTTCTGCAGATTCGAGAATACGAGTTGTTAATGGCGATGAATTGGTTCACAAGTTTAAAG GGTTTCGAAACACGAGTAGCCAAATCTCAGCTTCTGTAGCTCCAAATGGGAAATATGTCGTCTGTGCCAGTGAGGATTCTCATGTCTATGTGTGGAGACATGACAACAGTTCCCACCCGAGCAGAAGTAGGAGTACAGTTGATGTAACCAACTCATATGAACATTTCCACTGCCATGGTGTGACGGTGGCTATCACATGGCCTGGTTCCGAAGCCCGAGGCTCGTTTGGATCTCGTAGCAGCAGGCACAGTGATTCAGATGGAGCAGTGAACTCTGGCCGAGACGTCCCTGCAGAGAACACTGAGCACAATTCTGATGCAGCTGATAACAGATACAATGAGAGCCCAGTTTGTGAAGGTGTGGCAAGCAGAAGCACCAGCAAACCTCCAGGCGACGGGGCATCCACATCCTGGCCTGACGAGAAATTACCGTCTGCCAAGAGCAGCCCCGGTCACTGCTCCTCTGATCTCTGCATTGGAGCTATGGACGTTCAGCGCCGGTCCGCGTGGGGTTTGGTGATTGTCACGGCTGGACGGGGAGGCGAGATCAGGGTTTTCCAGAATTTTGGTTTCCCAGTTCAAGTGTAA
- the LOC101764551 gene encoding phosphatidylinositol N-acetylglucosaminyltransferase subunit P: MDEGARKTMEWPPPSTSPSLVVRSPRQTVSLIRNRRPHRDWDNSSRSPSFAARDHGPKPSEVYGFVGSITTVIATAVYLAWAYTPEPALRSLGITYYPSKYWALAVPSFVIVAVALSMAIYMGLNFVATPPPTSVSTIFDENSRERMTFSPAMEEERPIEPISDISIDQINNLMFGDR, from the exons ATGGACGAGGGGGCGAGGAAGACGATGgagtggccgccgccgtcgacgtcgccgtcgcTGGTGGTGCGGAGCCCCAGGCAGACGGTCAGCCTGATCCGAAACCGCCGGCCGCACCGCGACTGGGACAACTCGTCGAGGTCCCCCTCCTTCGCCGCCCGCGACCACGGCCCCAAGCCGTCGGAGGTGTACGGCTTCGTCGGATCCATCACCACCGTCATCGCCACCGCCGTCTACCTCGCATGGGCGTACACGCCCGAGCCCGCTCTCCGGTCCCTCGGCATCACCTACTACCCTAGCAA GTATTGGGCATTGGCGGTGCCATCGTTCGTGATCGTGGCCGTGGCGCTGTCCATGGCCATCTACATGGGTCTCAACTTCGTCGCCACTCCTCCCCCGACTTCCGTCAGTACCATCTTTG ATGAAAACAGCCGGGAGCGCATGACGTTTTCTCCTGCAATGGAAGAAGAGAGGCCCATTGAACCCATTTCAGACATTAGTATTGATCAAATCAACAATCTTATGTTTGGTGATAGATga